One region of Pagrus major chromosome 7, Pma_NU_1.0 genomic DNA includes:
- the emc1 gene encoding ER membrane protein complex subunit 1: MAKLILLCLKLVMLCGTIGAVFEDQVGKFDWRQQYVGKVRFSHFDTHVQSSKKVLVATENNVFAALNTRTGDLFWRHVDKTGPEGSIDALLQHGQDAVLVVGNGRLLRSWEINVGGLNWEIVLDSGSFQAACLTGQQDNVKHVAVLKKTVISLHYLSNGHQKWIENLPESETVDYQAVYSGGNGEVYALGVVPHSHIAIVVYSAEDGEIIKQVSVEAPWLSNIQGSCAVISKGMLTCVDPAAVSLYMLDLHAESQMTQIPLQSLGLEVVPGFHPVLVSTQPNPARQPLSEFFVQLGPENYVLLQLNNGQIVTLRDFKPAMLVSFATTGEKTVAAVMSPKNKTACSINLFSAETGRRLLDTTLIYSLDPNGGKPEKLYVQAFLKKDDAVGYRVMVQTEDHALTFLQQPGRVMWTREEALSDVVTMEMVDLPLTGTQAELEGEFGKKADGLLSMVLKRLSSQLILLQAWIAHLWKLFYDARKPRSQVKNDVTIENLSRDEFNLQKMMVMVTESGKLFGIDSKTGSILWKHYLEDVPSNAAFKLMVQRTTAHFPHPPQCSLIIKDKDTGLATLHVFNPIFGKKSHVTPPALPQPILQSLMLPLMDQDYAKVLLLVDDQYKVSAFPSTKNVLQQLQEMASSIFFFLVDSSQGRLSGYRLRTDLSTELIWEVVIPTEVQRIVSVKGKRPNEHVHSQGRVMGDRSVLYKYLNPNLLALVTESTDQHQERSFIGIILIDGVTGRIIHEAVQRKAKGPVHVVHSENWVVYEYWSTKSRRNEFSVIELYEGMELYNSTVFSSLDRPHAPQVLQQSYIFPSSISTMEATLTEKGITSRHLLIGLPSGGILSLPKMFLDPRRPEIVSEQSREENLIPYAPELLIRTEWFINYNQTVSRVRGIYTAPSGLESTCLVVAYGLDIYQTRVYPSKQFDVLKDDYDYMLISSVLFALFFATMISKRLAEVKLLNRAWR; this comes from the exons ATGGCAAAGCtaattttgttgtgtttgaaatTAGTGATGTTATGCGGCACTATCGGGGCTGTGTTCGAGGATCAAGTAGGAAAATTTGACTG GAGGCAGCAATATGTCGGCAAGGTTCGCTTCTCTCATTTCGACACACATGTGCAGTCATCCAAAAAGGTGCTTGTGGCAACAGAGAATAATGTTTTTGCTGCACTAAACACCAGGACTGGAGACCTCT TCTGGCGACATGTGGATAAGACTGGGCCAGAGGGCAGCATTGACGCTCTTCTGCAACATGGACAAG ATGCGGTGCTGGTGGTTGGTAATGGCCGCCTGCTGCGGTCCTGGGAGATAAATGTTGGCGGTTTGAACTGGGAAATTGTGCTTGACTCTGGCAG TTTCCAGGCGGCATGTTTAACTGGACAGCAAGACAACGTAAAACACGTGGCTGTTTTGAAGAAAACTGTCATCTCCCTCCATTACCTTTCTAATGGTCATCAAAAGTGGATAGAGAATCTTCCAGAAAG TGAAACGGTGGATTACCAGGCTGTGTATTCTGGTGGAAATGGTGAAGTGTATGCACTGGGAGTTGTTCCCCATTCCCACATTGCTATTGTCGTTTACAGTGCAGAGGACGGAGAGATAATCAAACAG GTATCTGTCGAAGCTCCATGGCTGTCAAACATACAGGGCAGCTGTGCAGTGATCAGCAAGGGGATGTTGACTTGCGTGGACCCTGCAGCTGTGTCCCTGTACATGCTGGACTTGCACGCAGAGTCACAGATGACCCAGATCCCCCTGCAG TCACTGGGACTTGAAGTCGTCCCCGGCTTCCATCCAGTTCTGGTGTCCACGCAGCCCAACCCAGCCCGGCAGCCGCTGTCAGAGTTCTTTGTTCAGCTCGGGCCTGAAAACTATGTGCTCCTCCAGCTCAACAATGGGCAGATAGTCACACTGAGGGATTTCAAGCCT GCCATGCTGGTTTCATTTGCGACCACTGGAGAGAagactgttgctgctgtcatGTCGCCCAAGAATAAAACT GCCTGTAGTATCAACCTCTTTAGTGCGGAAACTGGACGCAGACTTCTAGACACAACACTGATTTACAGTTTGGATCCTAATGGTGGGAAACCAGAGAAA CTGTACGTACAGGCGTTCCTCAAGAAAGACGACGCTGTTGGCTACAGGGTCATGGTGCAGACAGAGGACCATGCACTCACGTTTCTACAACAGCCAG GGCGTGTAATGTGGACAAGAGAGGAGGCCCTGTCAGATGTGGTGACAATGGAAATGGTGGATCTGCCTCTCACAGGAACGCAGGCCGAGCTGGAGGGAGAGTTTGGCAAAAAAGCCG ACGGCCTGttgtccatggtgctgaagagGCTCTCCTCTCAGCTCATCTTGCTACAGGCCTGGATCGCCCACCTCTGGAAGCTGTTCTACGATGCCCGGAAGCCTCGCAGTCAAGTTAAAAATGACGTGACCATCGAGAACCTATCCAGAGACGAGTTCAACTTGCAGAAGATGATGGTTATGGTCACGGAGTCTGGGAAG cTGTTTGGGATTGACAGCAAGACAGGCAGTATTTTATGGAAGCACTACCTAGAAGATGTTCCATCGAATGCAGCCTTCAAACTAATGGTGCAACGGACCACCGCACACTTCCCTCATCCGCCCCAGTGCTCACTGATCATCAAAGACAAG GACACGGGCCTGGCCACACTCCATGTATTTAATCCCATCTTTGGAAAGAAAAGTCACGTCACTCCACCTGCTCTGCCTCAGCCCATCCTTCAGTCACTCATGCTGCCTCTCATGGACCAGGATTATGCTAAAGTCTTACTTCTTGTTGATGACCAGTACAAG GTGTCTGCTTTTCCCTCTACAAAGAATGTGCTACAGCAGCTCCAGGAGATGGCCTCATCCATATTCTTTTTTCTTGTTGATTCCAGCCAGGGAAGACTTTCTGGCTACAGGCTACGAACG GACTTGTCGACTGAGCTGATCTGGGAGGTCGTCATCCCGACTGAGGTGCAGAGGATTGTTTCAGTCAAAGGGAAAAGGCCCAATGAGCATGTGCACTCCCAGGGCAGAGTAATGGGAGACCGCAGTGTCCTCTATAAG TACCTGAACCCCAATCTACTGGCTTTGGTGACCGAGAGCACAGACCAACATCAGGAGCGAAGCTTCATCGGGATCATCCTGATTGATGGCGTGACTGGTCGCATCATCCACGAGGCCGTTCAGAGAAAGGCCAAAGGACCGGTGCATGTTGTGCACTCTGAAAACTGGGTGGTG TACGAATACTGGAGCACCAAGTCTCGCAGGAACGAGTTCTCTGTCATTGAGCTGTACGAGGGGATGGAGCTCTACAACAGCACCGTGTTCAGCTCGTTGGATCGGCCACATGCTCCTCAGGTGCTTCAGCAGTCTTACATTTTCCCCTCCTCTATTTCAACCATGGAGGCCACACTGACGGAGAAGGGCATCACCAGCCGCCATCTGCTCA TTGGCTTGCCATCTGGAGGGATTTTGTCATTGCCCAAGATGTTCCTTGACCCTCGGAGGCCAGAAATAGTATCTGAGCAGAGCCG TGAAGAGAACCTGATACCTTATGCACCAGAGTTGCTGATCCGTACAGAGTGGTTCATCAACTACAATCAGACGGTATCAAGAGTGCGAGGAATTTACACTGCCCCTTCTGGACTGGAGTCAACCTGCCTG